A DNA window from Theobroma cacao cultivar B97-61/B2 chromosome 5, Criollo_cocoa_genome_V2, whole genome shotgun sequence contains the following coding sequences:
- the LOC18507221 gene encoding probable disease resistance protein At4g27220: protein MDPVITGAAANVASEAAKGIFHEVKRHMRYVFIHKKNVDKFEEKLKSLIAKRASVQQEVDAANRNGEKIKADVEHWRKTVDKVIDEEDKRVKDLEEKAKNKCFIGLCPNIKSRYQLSRKAEDGAAAVDDLIGQCQFNGVGYLDVPEAIVDASPNGFETFKSREKVFNDIMEAMKDAAISMIGVYGMGGVGKTSLVNEVARQVQEVKLFDSVVTITVAQTPDIQKIQENIAELLGLRLEDKTIDARARRLHERLKKEKMVLVVLDDIWKKLDLREVGIPFGNQHKGCKILLTSRDQNVLSNKMDADKTFAIDDLDDEEAWDLFRKMAGADSVESSELRSTAIDVAKKCARLPLAIATVARALRNKGLFVWKDALRLLQKPSSRNFTGISADVYSAIELSYNHLENEELKQAFLLCSLVHRDASIDDLLKYAIGLGVIKGVDTREEARNSLLTMVSKLKTSCLLLGSTNNEYFNVHDLVYDVAMLIASVDNYVFAPKEEDVLKDWPDEERMKKCNKIHLVFPSIREVPDELNCPQLVYLRVFSEDYFLKMPLNFLRKTTSLKVLHVTNMHVSSLSSSICLLKCLLTLCLDGCELGDIAIIGELKNLEILSFSNSDIRILPKEIGQLVKLKLLDLSYCTKLKIISPNVLSSLPKLEELYMTGTFIQWEVEGHANPRSNASLAELKKLTRLAALEVNILDVEAMSGGLFVEELQKLERYKIFIGNYDKPWFDGNEYGHGCSRTLALDLSITTYHLDHGIKMLLKKTEALYLDDNLFQDASMIKYIFNDNGAVDKIEFSQLRYLIFRRLPYLISFCSEDKSSSTSLPQHELPLFSEKVAFLSLENIFISNLRSIKMIWQNQLLVNSFPKLQRMQVANCDDLLTIFPTNTLRAFQGLQTLRVERCALLEGIFEVGRSNMEEICAVTPQLRELHIENLPSLKYIWKNDPQKTCKFENLQEVHVSCCENLKNVFPASLARSDLPQLRDLQIVGCGGKDIVSKKQGLETAVTLAVTFEFDQVSSLTYITNF, encoded by the exons ATGGATCCTGTTATAACTGGTGCTGCTGCCAATGTTGCTTCGGAGGCTGCGAAAGGCATCTTCCATGAAGTTAAGCGTCATATGAGATATGTATTCATCCACAAGAAAAATGTTGATAAGTTCGAGGAGAAATTAAAGTCGTTGATAGCAAAAAGAGCAAGTGTTCAGCAAGAGGTTGATGCTGCAAACAGGAATGGGGAGAAGATAAAAGCCGACGTTGAGCATTGGCGAAAGACAGTGGACAAGGTAATCGATGAAGAGGACAAGAGGGTGAAAGATCTTgaagaaaaagcaaagaacaagTGCTTCATCGGCTTGTGTCCCAATATCAAGTCTCGCTACCAGCTTAGCAGGAAAGCAGAAGATGGTGCCGCGGCCGTTGACGATCTCATCGGGCAATGTCAATTTAATGGAGTGGGATACCTAGATGTTCCAGAAGCTATAGTGGATGCATCTCCTAATGGCTTTGAGACCTTCAAATCAAGAGAGAAGGTTTTCAACGATATCATGGAGGCAATGAAAGATGCTGCTATCAGCATGATAGGGGTGTACGGAATGGGTGGTGTGGGCAAAACATCACTAGTCAATGAAGTTGCCAGACAAGTCCAAGAGGTTAAGTTGTTTGATTCGGTGGTTACCATAACTGTGGCTCAAACTCCTGACATtcagaaaattcaagaaaatattGCAGAATTATTGGGTTTAAGACTAGAAGATAAAACTATAGATGCAAGAGCTCGTAGATTGCACGAAAGgttgaagaaagagaagatggttcttgttgttttagatgatatttggaAGAAACTAGATCTCAGGGAAGTCGGAATTCCATTTGGAAACCAACACAAAGGATGCAAGATATTGTTGACGTCAAGAGATCAAAATGTTCTCTCCAATAAGATGGATGCTGACAAAACTTTTGCAATTGATGATTTAGACGATGAAGAAGCTTGGGACTTGTTTAGGAAGATGGCTGGGGCCGACAGTGTTGAAAGTTCTGAGTTGCGATCTACCGCAATTGACGTAGCCAAAAAATGTGCAAGATTGCCGTTGGCCATTGCAACAGTTGCGAGGGCATTGAGAAATAAAGGTTTATTTGTTTGGAAGGATGCTTTACGGCTACTACAGAAGCCTTCCTCAAGAAACTTCACTGGGATATCTGCAGACGTATATTCAGCTATAGAGTTGAGTTACAATCATTTAGAAAATGAAGAACTCAAGCAGGCTTTTCTGCTTTGTAGTCTAGTACATCGTGATGCAAGCATTGATGACTTGTTGAAATATGCCATTGGTTTGGGTGTAATTAAAGGTGTTGACACCAGGGAGGAAGCACGAAATAGCTTGTTAACAATGGTGAGTAAACTCAAAACCTCTTGCTTGTTGCTTGGTAGTACCAATAACGAGTACTTTAATGTGCATGATCTTGTTTATGATGTTGCCATGTTAATCGCTTCTGTGGACAATTACGTCTTTGCACCAAAGGAGGAGGATGTTCTGAAAGATTGGCCTGATgaagagagaatgaaaaagtgCAACAAGATTCATTTGGTATTTCCAAGTATTAGAGAGGTTCCTGACGAGTTGAATTGCCCACAGCTTGTTTATTTACGTGTGTTTAGCGAGGATTATTTCCTGAAAATGCCACTCAACTTCTTAAGGAAAACAACAAGTCTTAAAGTCTTACATGTGACTAATATGCATGTTTCTTCTCTATCTTCGTCAATTTGTCTCCTAAAATGCCTTCTTACATTGTGCTTAGATGGATGTGAATTGGGAGATATAGCCATTATTGGAGAGCTTAAGAATTTAGAAATTCTTAGCTTTTCAAATTCTGATATCAGAATTTTACCTAAAGAAATTGGACAACTGGTTAAACTAAAGTTATTAGATTTAAGTTATTGTACTaaactcaaaataatttcacCAAATGTCTTATCAAGTTTGCCCAAATTAGAAGAATTATACATGACAGGCACTTTTATTCAATGGGAAGTAGAGGGACATGCCAATCCCCGAAGCAATGCTAGTCTTGCTGAATTGAAGAAGTTGACTCGTTTGGCTGCTTTAGAAGTTAATATTCTTGATGTTGAGGCCATGTCAGGGGGCTTGTTCGTTGAAGAGTTGCAAAAGTTGGAAAGATACAAGATTTTCATAGGAAATTATGATAAGCCATGGTTTGATGGAAATGAGTATGGGCATGGGTGTTCAAGGACTCTGGCACTTGACTTAAGTATAACCACTTATCATTTGGATCATGGAATTAAGATGCTTTTGAAGAAAACTGAAGCTCTATATTTAGATGACAATCTCTTCCAAGATGCTTCAATGATTAAATATATCTTTAATGATAATGGTGCAGTtgataaaattgaattttctcaATTGAGATATTTGATATTTAGAAGGCTACCATATCTCATTAGCTTTTGCTCTGAAGACAAAAGCAGCTCTACCTCATTGCCTCAACATGAGTTGCCTCTTTTCAGTGAAAAg GTTGCATTTCTTAGTTTGGAGaacatttttatttccaaCTTGAGAAGCATAAAGATGATATGGCAGAACCAACTCCTTGTGAATTCATTTCCCAAACTACAACGAATGCAAGTTGCAAATTGTGATGATTTATTGACCATTTTCCCAACTAATACGCTGAGAGCATTTCAAGGACTGCAGACTCTACGAGTTGAGAGATGTGCTTTGCTAGAAGGAATATTTGAAGTGGGAAGGTCAAATATGGAAGAAATATGTGCTGTCACCCCTCAACTAAGAGAATTGCATATTGAGAATCTACCAAGCCTCAAGTATATTTGGAAAAATGATCCCCAAAAAACttgtaaatttgaaaatttgcaGGAAGTACATGTTAGTTGTTGTGAGAATCTGAAGAATGTATTTCCAGCCTCATTGGCCAGATCAGATCTTCCACAACTTAGAGATCTTCAAATAGTTGGCTGTGGAGGAAAGGATATTGTTTCCAAAAAGCAAGGATTGGAAACGGCTGTCACTTTGGCTGTCACTTTCGAATTTGATCAAGTATCCTCCCTCACTTATATAACcaacttttaa